A window of Sphingobacterium kitahiroshimense genomic DNA:
AAAATAATGCCAAAGTTAGGTTAAAAGGAAAAGGTTTTCCTGTCTATAAAAAAGATGGTGAATTTGGAGATCTATATGTCAGTATGAACGTGATGATACCAACCAATTTAACCGACAAAGAAAAAGAACTATTCAAACAGTTGGCCGATTTAAAGAAATAATCCTATGGAAAGGACCCTAATTAAATTATCTGATTACTGCTATTCAAGGAAAGCGGAGATTACTTTTATAGAAACTTTAAATGAGTATGGTCTTCTCCATATTATCATCCAACAGGAAGAAAAATATATTGAAGAGGAGCAGCTTCGCGATCTGGAAAGATTTTCGGACTGGTACTATGAGTTAGATGTAAATCCTGCTGGTATTGAGGTGGCACATCATCTCATTCAGAAAGTGGAAGCATTACAAAGTGAATTACAGCGCATAAAAAATCAGCTTAAAGCTTTGGAATCATAATTCAAAGCTTTAAGCTGATTTCTACAATATGGTATTAATAATCTAAGTCTTTATCAACTGTTATTGTATCTTTCCAAATCACATTATGCCGTAAATCTGTTAATTCAATTCTATAAGCACCTTTACAAACTACAAACGAACCATATGATTGTCCTGGTTTAACAAGCCGGTAAATAATCAAATGGTTTTTTCCTTCAATGGTATTGGCAGAAAAACCCTTCATTAAAGTATAATTTTCCTTTTGTATATATTGATCAGGAATACGGTAATCAAAATGCCCCCTGCTGCTATCATCAGGACATAGAATTTCGGTACGACTTGGCGTAAAAATATAATGCTGTCTATACATAGAAGCATTTGATATCGCCAGATCTTCAATGTGATCAAAATTCTTAAAGTACTTTTCGGGGATAATGTAAA
This region includes:
- a CDS encoding chaperone modulator CbpM, with product MERTLIKLSDYCYSRKAEITFIETLNEYGLLHIIIQQEEKYIEEEQLRDLERFSDWYYELDVNPAGIEVAHHLIQKVEALQSELQRIKNQLKALES